A single region of the Pseudalkalibacillus berkeleyi genome encodes:
- a CDS encoding DUF1801 domain-containing protein, whose amino-acid sequence MYELKTKENNNDVIEFIENVDSPKKREDAYKLLDIFTETTGYKAKMWGPSIIGFGSYHYSYDSGHEGDAALVGFSPRKAKISLYFAAGDQKREELLNDFGKHTTGKACVYINKVDDIDVDVLKDLINHSIDFLKQNYEVRN is encoded by the coding sequence ATGTATGAATTAAAGACAAAGGAAAATAACAATGACGTGATTGAATTTATCGAAAATGTTGATAGTCCAAAGAAACGTGAGGATGCGTATAAATTACTAGATATTTTTACAGAGACGACTGGATACAAAGCGAAGATGTGGGGACCTAGTATTATTGGTTTCGGGTCTTATCATTATAGTTATGATTCTGGTCATGAAGGTGACGCTGCTTTAGTTGGTTTCTCTCCGCGCAAAGCAAAGATTAGTTTATATTTCGCAGCAGGTGATCAGAAGCGTGAAGAGCTGTTAAACGATTTCGGAAAACATACGACCGGTAAAGCATGTGTTTACATTAATAAAGTAGATGACATTGATGTTGACGTACTAAAGGATTTGATTAATCATTCGATCGATTTTTTAAAGCAAAATTATGAGGTAAGAAATTAA
- a CDS encoding VOC family protein — protein sequence MKYKMSNNIGFQVKDVNEAKEFYEKVFGFKQPSDSQVQEIEFRTEHHSIFLIEGEENLGPVLEIIVEDLEEARKHLLENHFTIVRWEGKGNDCYVRDPYGMIYNLWES from the coding sequence TTGAAATACAAAATGTCCAATAACATAGGATTTCAAGTAAAAGATGTTAATGAAGCGAAAGAATTTTATGAAAAAGTGTTTGGATTTAAACAACCCTCTGATAGCCAAGTACAAGAAATAGAATTTAGAACGGAACATCATTCTATTTTCTTAATTGAAGGTGAAGAAAATCTCGGACCTGTATTGGAGATAATCGTAGAAGATTTAGAAGAAGCAAGAAAGCATCTCTTAGAAAACCATTTTACTATTGTAAGATGGGAAGGAAAAGGAAATGACTGTTATGTTCGTGACCCTTATGGCATGATTTACAATCTATGGGAATCTTAA
- a CDS encoding 2-oxoglutarate dehydrogenase E1 component, whose translation MATNGPSNEKPWQGFSGPNLGYAIELYEQYKTDPDSVEPNLKELFDKWGPPPTSFEDAPTGEVKQDPSSMKKVVAAVKLAENIRTYGHLAAEINPLEKAQKDTRVLDPNEYGLSEEDLQSIPADVVWSEAPSNIRTGLEAINRLKEIYTKSLAYEFNHVHEDEERNWLFEMVETDSIYRSLSSDDRVNLLQRLTEVEGFEKFLHRTFVGQKRFSIEGLDSMVPMLDDIIKSGVKDGARNVMIGMAHRGRLNVLAHVLNKPYEKIFAEFHHSPNKELFPSEGSMGINYGWTGDVKYHLGGNREIEEGTTEPASITLANNPSHLEYVNPVVEGYTRAAQEDRTSAGYPKQDVSKSFSIMIHGDAAFPGEGIVAETLNLSRLPGYQLGGSIHIIANNLLGFTTKSHDSRSTRYASDLAKGFEVPIVHVNADDPEACLAAIHLAYQYRMQFKKDFLIDLIGYRKYGHNEMDDPNATNPKLYEKVNKHRTVRELYAEVLQNDGVINGDQSNKMDKQVQDMLQEKYEQVSSGEDDGDINEAETPEQIVHGLPKVNTALPLEELKSMNEGLLKWPENFNVYPKLEKILNRRKKVFEEENGKVDWAMGETLAYASILKDGTPIRLTGQDTERGTFAQRHLVLHDPQSGDVFSPLHKLPEAKASFGIHNSPLSEASVVGYEYGYNVIAPETLVLWEAQYGDFANAAQVIYDQFISAGRAKWGQKSGMVLLLPHGYEGQGPEHSSARLERFLQLSAENNWTVANLTSAAQYFHILRKQAAILDKEEVRPLVIMTPKSLLRNPRVASTPKEFTDGEFKPVMRQPNHDTKKDKVKRLILCTGKVAVDVQTEMESSDQNWDWIDVLRIEQLYPFPEDEIIEQLEQYENLEEIIWVQEEPKNMGAWFYVESRIKSIASNRVTISYIGRPDRSSPAGGEPDVHKREQERILNQALNLNQTNTVTTEGGNVS comes from the coding sequence ATGGCTACAAACGGACCAAGCAACGAGAAGCCATGGCAGGGATTTTCTGGCCCCAACCTTGGCTATGCGATCGAATTGTATGAACAATACAAAACTGATCCAGATTCGGTCGAACCAAATTTAAAAGAACTATTTGATAAATGGGGACCTCCACCAACTTCTTTTGAGGATGCTCCTACTGGTGAAGTGAAACAAGATCCATCTTCAATGAAGAAAGTGGTCGCAGCTGTCAAGTTAGCTGAAAACATCCGCACATATGGTCATCTAGCAGCTGAAATTAATCCACTTGAAAAAGCACAAAAGGATACTCGTGTTCTAGATCCGAACGAATACGGACTTTCTGAAGAAGATTTACAATCGATTCCAGCAGATGTTGTATGGAGTGAAGCGCCAAGTAATATTCGAACAGGTCTGGAAGCGATAAATCGTTTAAAGGAAATTTACACAAAATCGTTAGCATACGAATTCAACCATGTCCATGAAGATGAAGAACGTAATTGGTTATTTGAGATGGTAGAGACAGATTCTATTTATCGCTCTTTATCTTCTGATGATCGTGTGAACCTGTTACAGCGTCTTACAGAAGTAGAAGGTTTTGAAAAGTTTTTACATCGCACATTTGTCGGTCAAAAACGTTTTTCTATTGAAGGACTTGACTCGATGGTCCCTATGCTTGACGACATCATTAAGTCGGGCGTGAAAGATGGTGCGCGGAACGTCATGATCGGCATGGCTCACCGTGGCCGATTAAATGTACTCGCACACGTGTTAAACAAGCCATATGAAAAGATTTTTGCAGAGTTTCATCATTCACCTAATAAGGAGTTATTCCCTTCTGAAGGGTCAATGGGGATAAACTATGGATGGACTGGGGACGTAAAATATCATCTAGGTGGAAACCGTGAGATTGAAGAGGGGACTACTGAGCCAGCATCGATTACACTTGCTAACAACCCAAGTCATCTTGAATATGTAAATCCTGTAGTAGAAGGTTACACACGTGCAGCTCAAGAAGATCGAACGAGTGCAGGATATCCAAAACAAGACGTTTCTAAATCATTTTCAATTATGATTCATGGGGATGCAGCATTCCCTGGTGAAGGAATTGTCGCTGAAACATTGAATTTAAGTCGATTACCTGGCTATCAATTAGGCGGTTCAATTCACATTATCGCCAACAACCTATTAGGTTTTACAACGAAAAGCCATGATTCACGTTCTACTCGGTACGCAAGCGATCTTGCAAAAGGATTTGAAGTACCCATTGTACACGTAAATGCAGATGATCCAGAAGCATGTCTTGCTGCCATTCACTTAGCTTACCAATATCGTATGCAATTTAAGAAAGATTTCTTGATTGATTTGATCGGTTATCGTAAGTATGGTCATAATGAAATGGATGATCCAAATGCAACAAACCCTAAGCTTTATGAAAAAGTAAACAAACACCGAACTGTTCGTGAACTTTATGCTGAAGTTTTACAAAATGATGGCGTCATTAATGGAGATCAGTCAAACAAGATGGACAAACAAGTCCAAGACATGCTCCAAGAGAAATATGAACAGGTTTCTAGTGGAGAAGACGACGGTGATATTAATGAAGCTGAAACACCAGAACAAATTGTTCATGGGTTACCAAAGGTCAATACTGCATTACCACTTGAAGAGCTAAAATCAATGAATGAAGGTTTATTGAAATGGCCTGAGAACTTCAATGTGTATCCAAAATTAGAAAAGATTTTAAATAGACGTAAAAAAGTATTTGAAGAAGAAAACGGTAAAGTTGACTGGGCAATGGGTGAAACACTCGCTTATGCTAGTATTTTGAAAGATGGAACACCAATCCGACTTACAGGTCAAGATACAGAACGTGGTACGTTTGCTCAACGTCACTTAGTATTGCATGATCCACAATCGGGAGACGTGTTCTCTCCATTGCACAAACTGCCTGAAGCAAAAGCATCATTCGGTATTCACAATAGCCCATTATCTGAGGCATCCGTTGTCGGTTATGAATACGGGTATAATGTGATTGCACCAGAGACATTGGTTCTTTGGGAAGCACAATATGGTGACTTCGCAAATGCTGCACAGGTCATTTATGATCAGTTTATTTCAGCCGGTCGTGCAAAATGGGGACAAAAATCCGGAATGGTTCTGTTATTACCGCATGGGTATGAAGGACAGGGTCCAGAACACTCGAGTGCTCGATTAGAACGCTTCTTACAATTATCTGCTGAAAATAACTGGACGGTTGCAAACTTGACGAGTGCAGCGCAATACTTCCATATTTTAAGAAAGCAAGCTGCAATTCTTGATAAAGAAGAAGTTCGTCCATTAGTGATTATGACACCGAAGAGTTTACTCCGTAATCCACGTGTAGCTTCTACACCGAAGGAATTTACGGACGGAGAGTTCAAGCCAGTCATGCGACAACCAAATCATGACACGAAAAAGGACAAAGTAAAACGACTTATCCTTTGTACTGGTAAAGTTGCGGTAGATGTCCAAACTGAGATGGAATCAAGTGATCAAAATTGGGATTGGATTGACGTATTGCGCATTGAACAGCTTTATCCGTTCCCTGAAGATGAAATTATTGAGCAACTAGAGCAATATGAAAACTTAGAAGAAATAATCTGGGTTCAAGAAGAACCTAAAAACATGGGTGCTTGGTTCTATGTCGAATCAAGAATCAAATCGATTGCATCAAACCGCGTTACGATCTCCTACATTGGTCGTCCAGACCGATCCAGTCCAGCTGGAGGGGAACCAGATGTTCACAAAAGAGAACAAGAACGCATCTTAAATCAAGCACTGAACTTAAACCAAACGAACACTGTGACAACTGAAGGAGGTAATGTATCGTGA
- a CDS encoding NADP-dependent oxidoreductase, translating into MKAIVIEQYGGKETLKEKDVETPTINEDQVLVEIHATSINPIDWKVREGYLKDMLPFEFPLILGWDAAGVIVQKGKNVTTFDVGDRVFTRPATTNQGTYAEFVPVEENLLAKMPEEMSFEEAASIPLAGLTAWQCLVDFGKIKENDKVLIHAGAGGVGNFAIQIAKSFGAHVATTASELNKEFLQSLGADEIIDYKHADFSTILHDFDIVLDSIGGEVQSKSYQVLKEDGKLVSIVQPPNEEEAKNHKVHAGFVWLEPDGEQLQKLAELYTAGQLKPIVGETFDFNEQSLQDAHALSETHHARGKIVIKIK; encoded by the coding sequence ATGAAAGCTATTGTGATCGAACAATATGGTGGTAAAGAGACTTTAAAGGAAAAGGACGTCGAAACACCAACAATAAATGAAGATCAAGTGTTGGTCGAAATTCATGCGACCTCCATTAATCCTATAGATTGGAAGGTGAGGGAAGGTTATCTGAAAGATATGTTACCTTTCGAATTTCCACTCATACTTGGTTGGGATGCAGCAGGGGTCATCGTGCAAAAAGGAAAGAATGTAACTACATTCGATGTGGGAGACCGGGTATTCACACGACCTGCAACGACGAATCAAGGTACTTATGCAGAATTTGTACCTGTCGAAGAAAATTTACTTGCAAAGATGCCTGAGGAAATGAGCTTTGAAGAGGCTGCTTCTATTCCACTTGCTGGTTTAACCGCTTGGCAGTGTCTCGTTGACTTCGGTAAAATCAAAGAAAATGATAAAGTGCTCATTCATGCTGGTGCTGGCGGTGTTGGTAATTTCGCTATACAAATTGCAAAGAGCTTTGGAGCACATGTTGCAACAACAGCAAGTGAGTTGAACAAAGAGTTCTTACAGTCCCTTGGAGCAGATGAGATCATTGACTATAAACATGCAGATTTCTCAACCATTCTTCATGACTTCGATATTGTCTTAGATTCAATAGGTGGTGAAGTACAGTCTAAAAGCTATCAAGTCTTAAAGGAAGACGGTAAACTCGTCTCAATTGTTCAACCTCCGAATGAAGAAGAGGCAAAAAATCATAAAGTCCATGCAGGTTTTGTATGGTTAGAACCGGATGGAGAACAGCTTCAAAAGCTAGCAGAATTGTATACTGCAGGACAATTAAAGCCGATTGTTGGTGAAACGTTTGATTTCAACGAACAAAGCCTTCAAGATGCACATGCACTAAGTGAAACACACCATGCACGCGGGAAAATCGTCATCAAGATTAAATAA
- a CDS encoding M4 family metallopeptidase, with translation MSKRLSKGVKQKGVTVSLALTLALGSTILPQNVDATSIKSEKVDKKQDQLKVLHKFEKMKGKEGLKVSWDKKRGVPDFVSGKLSDKKVKSKSDVKSYLNDQRELFNLNAGDFDIIDVNQDELGMTHYKTQLKVDGIPVYGAELSVHTNQDGNVVAMNGQVEPKLEQIQWNKKVKLSEKKAIKKAEKILDFKPNKNTYTSKPTADLYLYESGDNWMPVYLVELQFIDPKPGREFVFVSATNGEVIHHYDALHTATGTGVDVNGDTRTINTLYSGGQYTLYDDTKAMSGVIRTYTANNGTSLPGSDVTDSDNNYNASNQAAAVSAHYNAGVTYDYFYNTHNRNSYDGNGSDIISTVHYSTNYNNAFWNGSQMVYGDGDGSTFTELSGSLDVVAHELTHAVTENTANLVYANQSGALNESFSDVFGVIVEAENGDFDWLLGEDVYTPGTPGDALRSISSPSQYGQPEHMNDYQNLPNTEEGDWGGVHTNSGIPNKAFYNIATDIGLDKSGDIYYRALSSYLTSQSDFDDARSALLQAATDLYGSSSPEYQAVDDGFAAVGIGGTSSGDTYEANDTLATAHGPIASGTTYNSYIWSSSDVDYFKFDAVDSGNISVSLSNLPGDYDVYLYNSAGSLLAQSENGGTTSESISYSATGAGTFYVKVVGYNGASSTSTAYALNVTYPTGSQSTAQWYYETASADTPHPYPNNYNSGHTYSKPGAQQVAIHFSRFETEAGYDFVYVKDKNGTVIEQHDGVKSAFWVIVDGDEITVTLDSDSSVTDYGYHIDEVAYFNDQPLLKGTNKIVQDEKAETTSSSPIE, from the coding sequence ATGAGTAAAAGGTTATCAAAAGGGGTTAAGCAAAAAGGGGTAACGGTTAGTTTAGCATTAACGCTTGCACTAGGAAGTACAATTCTTCCTCAAAATGTTGATGCCACGTCGATTAAAAGTGAAAAGGTAGACAAGAAGCAGGACCAGTTAAAGGTGTTGCACAAGTTTGAAAAGATGAAAGGAAAGGAAGGATTAAAGGTATCCTGGGATAAAAAACGTGGCGTACCTGATTTTGTCTCTGGGAAACTTTCTGACAAAAAAGTAAAATCGAAAAGTGATGTGAAAAGTTACCTGAATGACCAAAGAGAGCTATTCAATTTAAACGCAGGTGATTTTGACATTATAGATGTAAATCAAGACGAACTTGGCATGACACACTACAAAACACAATTAAAAGTCGACGGTATACCTGTATATGGTGCGGAGCTTTCTGTACATACGAATCAGGATGGAAATGTCGTTGCCATGAATGGACAAGTTGAGCCCAAGTTAGAACAAATTCAATGGAACAAGAAAGTTAAATTATCAGAGAAAAAGGCAATAAAGAAAGCTGAAAAAATACTCGATTTTAAACCAAATAAGAACACCTACACTTCTAAACCAACAGCTGATCTTTATCTCTATGAGTCTGGTGACAATTGGATGCCGGTATATTTAGTAGAGTTACAGTTTATTGACCCTAAACCTGGCCGTGAATTTGTTTTTGTAAGCGCTACCAACGGAGAAGTCATCCATCATTACGATGCACTACACACTGCAACTGGAACGGGTGTAGATGTGAATGGTGATACGAGAACGATTAACACGCTTTATTCCGGAGGTCAATATACGTTATACGATGATACGAAAGCGATGAGTGGGGTAATCCGAACGTACACTGCTAATAATGGTACATCCCTACCTGGCTCAGACGTTACAGATTCTGATAATAACTACAATGCTAGCAATCAAGCAGCTGCGGTTAGTGCGCATTACAATGCGGGTGTAACGTACGATTATTTCTACAACACACATAATCGAAACAGCTATGATGGAAATGGCTCTGATATCATTTCCACAGTCCATTACAGTACCAATTATAATAACGCATTCTGGAATGGATCTCAGATGGTATATGGAGATGGCGATGGAAGTACATTTACGGAACTATCGGGCTCTCTAGATGTTGTTGCACATGAATTAACGCATGCCGTAACAGAAAACACAGCTAATCTCGTTTATGCAAATCAGTCAGGTGCTTTAAATGAATCATTTTCCGATGTATTTGGCGTAATTGTCGAAGCAGAAAACGGTGACTTTGATTGGTTACTTGGTGAAGATGTTTACACACCAGGTACGCCAGGAGATGCACTGAGAAGTATTTCTTCTCCATCACAATATGGACAACCTGAGCATATGAATGATTATCAAAATCTACCGAATACGGAAGAAGGCGACTGGGGTGGCGTTCATACAAACAGTGGTATTCCGAATAAAGCCTTCTATAATATAGCAACAGATATTGGTTTAGATAAATCTGGAGATATTTATTACAGAGCATTATCTTCCTATTTAACTTCACAGTCTGATTTTGATGATGCAAGAAGTGCATTGTTACAAGCGGCTACTGATCTTTACGGTTCAAGTAGTCCAGAATATCAGGCAGTTGATGATGGTTTTGCAGCAGTTGGAATTGGTGGTACTAGTTCCGGAGACACTTATGAAGCCAATGATACGCTTGCAACAGCACATGGTCCAATTGCAAGTGGCACAACGTATAACTCTTACATTTGGTCATCTTCTGACGTAGATTACTTTAAATTTGATGCAGTTGATTCAGGAAACATATCTGTAAGCTTGTCTAATTTACCAGGTGATTACGATGTTTACTTATACAATAGTGCTGGTAGTTTACTAGCACAATCAGAAAATGGCGGCACGACGAGTGAATCGATTTCATATTCAGCAACTGGTGCAGGTACCTTTTATGTGAAGGTGGTTGGATATAACGGAGCATCTAGTACATCTACCGCTTATGCCTTGAATGTTACGTACCCGACAGGCTCCCAAAGCACTGCACAATGGTATTATGAAACGGCATCAGCTGACACACCACATCCATATCCGAACAACTATAATAGTGGTCATACGTATTCAAAGCCTGGTGCACAACAGGTTGCAATCCACTTCTCAAGATTCGAAACAGAAGCTGGCTATGACTTTGTATATGTGAAAGATAAGAATGGAACAGTTATTGAACAACATGATGGTGTCAAATCTGCATTTTGGGTTATTGTTGATGGTGACGAAATCACAGTTACACTTGATTCTGATAGCTCTGTAACAGATTACGGATACCACATTGATGAAGTCGCATATTTCAACGATCAACCCCTCCTAAAAGGAACTAACAAAATCGTACAAGATGAAAAAGCTGAAACAACCTCTTCATCACCAATCGAATAA
- the odhB gene encoding 2-oxoglutarate dehydrogenase complex dihydrolipoyllysine-residue succinyltransferase, producing the protein MIEIKVPELAESISEGTISEWLVNKGDKVSKGDPVCELETDKVNVEVSAENDGVITEFLKESGDTVEVGEVIAKLDEAGEGSSAPSDKDDKEEAPKQEVKEEKSTKEEKAPASQETEEEEQDDTDRTLASPATRKLARKLGVDLNKVKATDPLGRVRSEDVKAHAEQGNSEKESAKKSESKSSKPSSSTPEQNFEKPVERVKMSRRRQTIAKRLVEAQQTAAMLTTYNEVDLTAVNDLRKRRKEQFLEQNDVKLGYMSFFTKAVVAALKKFPRINAEIQGDEILLKKFYDIGIAVGAEEGLVVPVVRDADKLSFAGIEQEIKNLSKKVKSKKLTIEELQGGTFTITNGGVFGSLMSSPILNSPQVGILGMHKIQWRPVAIDEERMENRPMMYIALSYDHRIVDGSEAVSFLVKIKELLEDPESLLLEG; encoded by the coding sequence GTGATTGAAATTAAAGTACCAGAACTTGCAGAGTCTATTTCAGAAGGAACGATATCAGAATGGTTAGTAAACAAGGGTGATAAAGTTAGCAAAGGTGACCCTGTATGTGAACTTGAAACAGACAAAGTCAACGTAGAAGTAAGCGCAGAAAACGACGGCGTCATCACAGAATTCTTAAAGGAGTCTGGTGATACAGTTGAGGTTGGTGAAGTAATCGCAAAACTTGACGAAGCTGGTGAAGGAAGCAGCGCACCATCTGACAAAGACGACAAGGAAGAGGCACCTAAACAAGAAGTGAAGGAAGAGAAATCTACTAAAGAAGAGAAGGCTCCTGCTTCACAAGAAACTGAGGAAGAAGAACAAGACGACACAGACCGTACACTTGCTTCACCTGCAACACGCAAACTAGCACGGAAGCTAGGTGTTGATTTAAACAAAGTTAAAGCAACTGATCCACTTGGAAGAGTCCGTTCTGAAGATGTGAAAGCACATGCAGAACAAGGTAACTCAGAAAAAGAATCAGCTAAGAAATCAGAATCTAAGAGTAGCAAACCAAGTTCATCTACTCCAGAACAAAATTTCGAAAAACCAGTTGAGCGGGTGAAAATGTCTCGCCGTCGCCAAACGATTGCAAAACGTTTAGTTGAAGCACAACAAACAGCTGCAATGCTTACAACATATAACGAAGTAGACTTGACTGCAGTCAATGACCTTCGTAAGCGTCGTAAGGAACAGTTCCTAGAACAAAATGATGTTAAGCTTGGCTATATGTCATTCTTTACGAAAGCTGTTGTCGCTGCATTGAAGAAGTTCCCACGTATCAACGCAGAGATTCAAGGTGATGAAATTCTTCTTAAGAAATTTTATGACATTGGTATCGCTGTTGGTGCAGAGGAAGGTCTAGTCGTACCTGTTGTCCGTGATGCTGACAAACTGAGCTTCGCTGGAATCGAACAAGAGATCAAGAACTTGTCTAAGAAGGTTAAGTCTAAGAAGTTGACAATTGAAGAGTTGCAAGGTGGAACATTTACAATCACAAACGGTGGTGTATTTGGGTCCTTGATGTCTTCACCAATCTTGAACTCACCACAAGTCGGTATCCTCGGTATGCATAAGATTCAATGGCGTCCAGTAGCAATTGATGAAGAACGCATGGAAAACCGTCCAATGATGTATATCGCACTATCATACGACCACAGAATCGTAGACGGAAGCGAAGCAGTAAGCTTCCTAGTGAAAATTAAAGAACTACTTGAAGACCCAGAATCGCTCCTTCTAGAAGGATAA